A region of the Methylomagnum ishizawai genome:
GCAGAGCCAGACCTTCGCGGTGCGGAAGACCGCCCACGAGGGCGAGATCGCCGTCTATCAACGCCAAGTCGAGCAATTGAAGGCCAAGGCCAACGGCCTGCGTTCCCAGCGCCAGAGCCGCGAGCGTTTGGTCGAGTCCTACCGCGGCGAGTTGAAGGATTATGCCAGCCTGTTGGAAGAAGGCTTCACCGAGAAGCAGAAGGTCCGCGAACTGGAACGCAGCCTGGCCCAGAGCGAGGGCCAGTTGGGCGAATTGGTGGCCGATATCGCCGCCACCGAACTCCAGATCAGCGAAACCGAACTCAAAATCCTGCAATTGAAGAAGGAATTGCAGCGCGAGGTCGCCAAGGAACTGGTCGAGGTCCAGGCCCAGAGCTTCGAGCTACGCGAGAAAATCCAGTCGGTGGAGGCCACCGTGCAACGCACCGTGGTCAAGGCGCCCGAGGCCGGCATGGTCATGGGCTTGGCGGTGCATACCCTGGGCGCGGTGATCCAGCCCGGCGGCCATATCCTCGATATCGTGCCGCAGAACGAAAAGCTGATCGTCGAGGCCCACGTCTCGCCCAACGATATCGACCGGGTCAAGGTCGGGCAGCAGGCCGAAATCCGCTTCACCGCCTTCAAATCCAGGGAAACCCCCAAGATCGACGGCAGGCTCTCCAGCCTGTCCGCCGACCGCTTGGTCGACGAGCGCCAGCCGGAGGCCATGCCCTACTATCTGGCGCGGGTCGAGGTATCGCCGGAGGGTTTGAAGGATTTGGCCGGCCAGCATCTGGAACTGGTGCCGGGGATGCCCGCCGAGGTCCTCATCAACACCGGGGCGCGGACCCTGCTGGAATACCTCACCCGCCCGCTCACCGACACCTTCGCCCGTTCCTTCATCGAGGATTGAGCCTTGCGTAGACTTTATCCGAGTTTGGCCCTGGCGCTGTGGGCGGGGCTGGCCCAGGCCGCGGGGCCGGTGGACCTGCTGCAATTGTACGAACAGACCCTCGCCACCAATCCGGTGCTGAAGGGCAAGGAATACACCATCGACCAGGCCCATGCCCAGCGCGACCAAGCCCTGAGCAAATTGCTGCCGCAGGTGATGGCGGTCGGCAATTACAGCTGGAACGAGTTCCGGCAGGACCGCGGCAGGCTCCCCGGCTACAGCGTGGACGACTATCAGGGGATGCGTGGGGTGATCCAGGCCCGGCAGGCGTTGTTCGATCTGCCGTCCTACCTGGGCTATCAAAGCGCCGGCGCCTCGATCCAACAGACCGAGCAGGAATTGGAAGCGGTGCGGATGGCGACCACCGCCGATCTGATCGACCGCTATTTCATGGTGCTGGAGGCGGTGGACGAGATGAGCTATGTCGAGGGCGAGAAGGCGCTGACCACCAGCGAGATGCAGCGCATCCGCAGGATGTACGAGCGGCAGATGGCGATGGTGACCGATCTCTACGAGGTCGAGGCCTATTACCAGACCCTCCTGACCCACGAGATCGAGGTCGGCAACGCCAAGGCCGTGGCCTTGGAAAAGCTGCGCGAAACCACCGGGATGCCGGTGCCCGACTTGGCCCCCCTGGCCCGCGACCGCCTGCCGGAGGTGCCGGGACAGGTGGACGAATGGGTGCGCGAGGCCAACACCAACCATCCCGCCCTCAAGGCCTTGCAATACGCCCTCGACGCCGCCGAGGCCGCGATAGGCAGCGCCCGCGCCCAGCATCTGCCGCAATTGTCCTTGCAGATGTCCGAAATCTATTCCGACAACCAGGGCTACGACAACCGTCCGATTGGGCGCTACAACTCGGCCAGCGTCGGAGTGCAGCTCAACGTGCCGATCTATTCGGGCGGGGAGATCGAGGCCGCGGCGAAGGAGGCGGTGGCGCGTTACCAGACCACCCAGGAAAAGCGGGTGGAACGGCAGCGCGAAATCGACAAGGAAATCCGCACCGCCTACCTCAACGCCCGTACCGGCCGGGCCAAGGTGGATTCCACCGCCAAGGAGATCGAGTTCCGCGAGAAGGCCCGCGTGGCCCAGGAAAAGAGCTACGAACTCGGGGTCGCCACCATCGTGGCCCTGCTCGAATCCAAGAAGAACCTGCTCAAGGCCCGGTTCGAATATGCCGGGGCGCGGTACGACTATATCCGGTCCCTGGTGGCTTTGCGGCTGTGGAGCGGCTCCCTGTCCCTGCGCGATATCGAGGACATCAACGGCTGGCTGGCCGGGGCCAAGCCCAAGCGCTAGGCGCTGTTCCGAACCCGCCCCCCTGGACCGGAAAAGCCCGCCATCCCGAAGGATGGCGGGCTTTTCCATATCCGGCCCGGAACGCGGGCCGCTCAGGTCAGCACGAAGCCGTCCCCCGAGACGGCGAGCTGGTGGACGCCGACCAGCTTGACGGAGAAATCGTCCTTTTCGACGAATTGCCCGTCCTGGTTGATATCGAATTCGAGCAGGCCGGGATTCTGGCCCGAACCCGGCACGAAGGCGATGGGGTGGTCGGCGTCGATCCCGCCCGCCGCCGAGGAACCCACATGCAGGCCGTCCCACACCGGGGCCGTGAACAAAAGCCGGTCCCCGGCGGTGGCGTAGACCGTGTCCTGGGTGTTCGCCACGAGGTCGTCGGTGCTGTAGCCATAGTTGTCCTTGCCCTTGCCGCCGTCCAGGATATCGCTGCCCGCGCCGCCGATCAAAAGGTCGGAGCCATCCCCGCCGTAGAGCTTGTCGTTGCCGCCGCCGCCATTGAGGGCGTCGCCGCCCGAACCCGCGCCCTGCTTGGCGGTCTTGCCGTTGCCGCCGTAGAGCGTGTCGCTGCCGTCGCCGCCCCTGAGGGCGTCCTTGCCCGCGCTGCCGGTCAGGGTGTCGCCGCCCGCCCCGCCGGAGAGGTAGTCGCCGCCCGCCCCGCCATAGAGGGCATCGTTGCCGTCCTCGCCGAACAATTGGTCGTTGCCGCCCAGGCCGGTGAGCTTGTCGTTGCCGCCGTAGCCGATCATCAGGTCCGGTTTGGCGGAACCCTTGTGGGTGTCGTCGAGGGGGTTGGCGCTGTCGCCGGTCCAGACCGGATTGCTGGCCGTGCTGGTGGGCGGGGTGATGAAGAAGTCCAGGGTGCCGCTGTCCTGGGACCAGGCCTGTCCATCGTTGACCTTGAAGGTGAGGTGTTGGACCCAAGTCCCGAAGGGGTTCGACGGCTGGTAGGCCGGGGCTTGATAGCTGAGGTTGGCGAGGTCGCCGACCGGGAGGGTGGTTTGCGCCGCGACCGCTTGTCCGTCGAGCAGGAGTTGGCCTTCGGCGGGCGGGTTCAGGATCAGGATTTTCTGGAGGGAGTCGCCCGCATCGGCGTCGGAAAAGGGGAAATCGGCGGCGGCCAAGGCCAGGCTGGCACCTGGGGCGATAGCGACATGGTTGTGGCCGGTGGTGGGGAGGGTATTGCTCATGGGGGAATCGCTCTGTGCTGGGGGAGGGGCCGTCGCCGGGGCTGGGAATCCGCGACGGCTTGGATTTTAAGGGCAAAGCGTTACGGCAGATAGCCGCGCCCGGACGCCCGCGCGGGGCGGGCGCTCGCGGCGGTGTCGCGCCGGCTTAGCCCAGGGTCAGGAGCGAGTTGCCCGCGTCCACCACGACCTTGTGGACACCGACCAGGGAGATGGCGAAATCCTGCCCCGCGCCGAACTGGCCGTTGCCGTCCACGTCGATCTGGAGGGTGTGGCCGTCGAAGGCGATGTTGGTGCCCTGGCCCAGGCTTCCGGCCAGGGGGCCGCCGCCCAGGGCCGCACCCTGGTTCAGGAACCCGGCCCAGACGGCATCGCTGAAATCGATGGCATCCCCCGGCGTGGCCTTGATGGTGTCGTGGAAGCCGCCGATCAGATCGTCCGTGCCCAGGGCGTCCGCCAGATAGCGGTAGACATCCTTGCCCGCGCCGCCGTCCAGGAAGTCGTTGCCTTCCCCGCCGATCAAGGTGTCCCGACCGGCCTGGCCCAGCAGTTTGTCGTCGCCCGCGCCACCGGACAGGAGGTCGCCGCCCGCGCCGCCCTTGAGCGTGTCCGCGCCGCCGCCACCGTACAGCAGGTCGTTGCCGCCCTTGCCATTCAGGAGGTTGGCGTTGGCGTCGCCCAGCAAGGTGTCGGCGGTTTTCTTGCCGATGGCCTGGCCGTTGCCACCGACGGTTTGGCCCGCGCCCGAGGCCGGGGCGAGGTTCAGGGTGTATTGGTTGTCGCTGGCCGAGAAGGTCTGGCCGTCGCCGACCTTGAAGTCGAAGCCCTGGGCCAGGTTGCCCGATAGCACGTCCGGCGCTTGGTAGCTGAGCAGTCCATCGTCGATATCGGCGACCGCGATGGCCTGCCCGCTATGCACGGCTTGTCCGTCCAGCAGGAGCCGGCCTTCGGCGGGCAGGCTGTCGATCAGCACGGCTTGCAGGCTGTCGCCCTGGTCCGGGTCGGCGAAGGGGAAATCGGCGCTGTCGAAAACGTAGGCACCGCCTTCCGTCACGTTCGCGCTGTTGTCGGTGCCGGTCGGGGCTTGGTTGCCGCCGGTTTGGATGGTGGTGCCGGAACTGGCGGCGGCGACCTGGAGGACAAAGGTGTCCGAGGCGCTCAGGGTCGGGAACAGGGCGTCGATGACGGTGACCGTGATGGAGAGGGTGGTGCTGGCGTCGCTATTGGTCGGCGTGCCGCGGAAGGTGCGGGAAGCCGGGTCGAACACCAGCCAGCCGGGCAGGGCCGAACCATCGGCCTGCCGGGCGCTGTAGGTAAGCGGATCGCCCGCCGCGTCCTGGAAGGTGCCGCCCGGCACCTGGAATTGGAAGAAGCTGTTGGGGGTGGCGGATTGGTCCTGGAGTTGGGCCGCGAGGGTGGGCGGGCCGTTGACCTGGAGGTCCACGAAGGCCACGTTGGTATGGCCCAGGCTGTCGCTGACCTGGTAGGCGAAGCGGTCCGTGCCGATATAGCCGGTGTCGGGGGTGTAGACGATGGTGTCGTCCAAGCCCAGCACCAGCCGGCCATGGTTGGGGTTGGAGAGGCTCGAGACGAAGATGAAATCGCCTTGCGGGTCGGAATCGTTGGCCAGCACGTCGATGCTGACTTTTTGGTTCTGCCCGGTGACGGCGCTGTCGCCGAGGGCGACGGGCGCTCCGCTATCGACCGTGACCGTGATCGAGCCGACGCTGGTGTGGCCCTGGCCGTCGCTGACGCTGTAGGTGAAGGTGTCGGTGCCGACGAAACCGGCGTCGGGCTTGTAGGTGACGATGCCGCCATTGCCGGCGGTCGCGGTGCCGTTGGCGGGATCGGCGACCCCGACGATGGTCAGGGTGTCGCCTTCGGGGTCGCTGTCGTTCTGGAGCGCCTTGATGGTGACGGGCACGTCCTCGTCGGTGGTGGCGCTGTCGTCGGTGACCACCGGGGCGCCGGGACCGGAATTGTCCACGGTGACGTTGACCGTGCCGACGCTGGCATGGCCCTGGCCGTCGCTGACGGTGTAGTTGAAGCTGTCGGTGCCGAAAAAGCCGGTCTTGGGCGTGTAGGTGACGACGCCGCCCGCGCCCAGGGCCACCGTGCCGTTGTCGGGCGCGGTGAGCTTGGTGACGGTCAGGGCGTCGCCTTCGGGATCGGTGTCGTTGTCCAGCACGCCGACGGCGATGGCGGTGTTCTGCTTGGTCTCGACATTGTCGGGGGCCGCGACGGGCACGCCGGGGCCGGTGTTGGTGACCGAGACATTGACCGTGGCGGTGGCTTGGTGGCCTTTGCCGTCGCTGATGGTGTAGGTGAAGCTGTCGGAACCCACGTACTGCGAGTCGGGGGTGTAGGTGATGACCCCGGTGTTGAGGGCGACCGTGCCGTGCTGCGGCTGGGTGATCTGGCCCGGGACCACCGACAGGGGATCGCTGTCCAGGTCGCTATCGTTGGCGAGGACTTGGATATCGACCGGCTTGTCCACCCCGGTGGAGGCGGAATCGTCGGCGGCGGTGGGGGCGCGGTTGACGACGTTGATGGTGACGGTGGCGGTGGCGGTGTGGATGCCGTCGCTGACGACATAGGTGAATTGATCCTGGCCGGTGAAGCCGGATTCCGGGGTGTAGGTCACGGTGTCGCCGGCGCTGTAGTCCACCTTGCCGTGGGACGGGTCGGTGCCCGAACTGAAGGTCAGGGGATCGTTCTGCGGGTCGGAGACGCTCTGGCCCAGCCTGACGTTGACCGTGTTGTTCTGCGGCACGTCGAGGGTGACATCGTTGGCGACCGGGGTGCCGTCCTCGATGGTGACGTTGACGGTGCCGGTGCCGGTGTGGCCCTGACCGTCGCTGACGGTGTAGGTGAAGCTGTCGGGGGTGGTGCTGAAATAGCCCGCCGTCGGGGTGTAGGCGAGGGTGCCGTCGTCGTTGATCTTCACCGTGCCGTGGGCCGGGAGCGAGGTCGCCGTCACCGTCAAGGTGTCGTTCTCGGGGTCGGTGTCGTTGGCGAGCACCGCGATGGTGATGTCCTTGTCCTGGCTGGTGGTGACGTTGTCGGCGGTCGCCACCGGCACGCCGGGACCGGTGTTATCGACCGCGATGGCGACCGTGGCGGTGTCGAAATGGCCCTGGCCGTCGGTGATGGTGTAGGTGAAGCTGTCGGTGCCGGCGTATTGCTTGGCGGGCGTGTAGGTGAACACCCCATCGTCGCCGAGGGTGAGGGTGCCATGGGCGGGGGCGCTGAACGTGGTCACGGCCAGCGCGTCCTGGTCTTCCGGGTCGGTGTCGTTGCCGAGGACTTTGATGTCGATGGCCTGGTCGACGCGGGTGGAGGCCGTGTCGTCCTGGGCGGTGGGCGGATTGTTGACCACGGTGACGCTGACCGTGGCGGCGGCGGTGTGGCCCAGGCTATCGCTGATGGTGTAGCTGAAGCTGTCGTTGCCGTGGAAGCCGGCCTTGGGGGTGTAGGTGATGACGCCGGCGTTGATGGTGACTTTGCCGCCCTGGCTGGTGGTGCCGGTGCCGTCGCCCGCCTTGGTGATGGTCAGGGTGTCGTTCTGGGGGTCGCTGTCGTTGTCGAGGACCGGGATATTGACCGAGCCGTTCTCGTCCACCGACCGGCTGTCGTCCATGGCGGTGGGCGTGCCGTTGGCGATGGTCACTTCGACCCGGCCCTGGCTGGTGTGGCCCTGGCCATCGCTGACGGTGTAGGTGAAGCTGTCGGGGGTGGCGCTGGAATAGCCCGCCGCCGGGGTGTAGGTGAGGCTGCCGTCGGTTTCGATCTTGACCGTGCCATGGGCCGGACGGGAGGTGGCGGTGACGGTCAAGGGATCGCCGTCGAGATCGCTGTCGTTGCCCAGCACGTCGATGTTGACGGCCTTGTCCTGGCTGGTCGCGGCGCTGTCGTTGACCACCGTGGGCGGGTTGGGGCCGCTGTTGGTGATGGTGACGGTGACGCTGCCGGTGACGAAATGGTTGTTGCCGTCGCCGAGGGTGTAGGTGAAGGTGTCGTCGCCGACGAATTTGCCATCGGGCGTGTAGGTGATGGTGCCGTCGTCGTTGATCTTCACCGTGCCATGGGCCGGGTTGGTGCCCGCGCTGACCGTGAGCTTGTCGTTCTCGGGGTCGGCGTCGTTGGACAGCACCGTGATGATGGCCGCTTGGTTGATGTTGGTGGCGACCGCGTCGGCGACGGCGACCGGCGGCGCGTTGGTGATGGTGACGGAAACGGTGGCGGTGCTGGTGCGGCCCTGGCCTTCGACCGCGCTGTCGCTGACGGTGTAGGTGAAGCTGTCGGTGCCGAAGAAGTCCTTGTCGGGCGTGTAGATCAGGCTGCCGCCGCTGATGATGACCTTGCCATGGGTGCCGTCGGTTTTGGAGGCGATGGTCAGGGCGTCGTGCTGCGGGTCGCTGTCGTTCGCCAGCACGTTGACGACGACGGTGCCGTTTTCGCCGACATTGGCGCTGTCGTCCTGGGCGGTGGGGGTGCCGTTCTCGATGGTGACGCCGACCGTGCCCACCGTGGTATGGCCCTGGCCGTCGCTGACGGTGTAGGTGAAGCTGTCGGGGGTGGCGCTGAAATAGCCCGCCGCCGGGGTGTAGGTGAGGGTGCCGTCGTCG
Encoded here:
- a CDS encoding HlyD family type I secretion periplasmic adaptor subunit, which translates into the protein MSSVPNTTPALPDDDRPARRIGLVTVLLVFGVFGGWAALAPLDSAALAPGVITVESYRKTVQHLEGGIIETLQVRDGETVKKDQVLVTLDNTQPKAQLEVLRGEYYIAAAREARLVAQRDGLAGVAYPPDLLARRDDPRVQDAIRVQSQTFAVRKTAHEGEIAVYQRQVEQLKAKANGLRSQRQSRERLVESYRGELKDYASLLEEGFTEKQKVRELERSLAQSEGQLGELVADIAATELQISETELKILQLKKELQREVAKELVEVQAQSFELREKIQSVEATVQRTVVKAPEAGMVMGLAVHTLGAVIQPGGHILDIVPQNEKLIVEAHVSPNDIDRVKVGQQAEIRFTAFKSRETPKIDGRLSSLSADRLVDERQPEAMPYYLARVEVSPEGLKDLAGQHLELVPGMPAEVLINTGARTLLEYLTRPLTDTFARSFIED
- a CDS encoding TolC family outer membrane protein — translated: MRRLYPSLALALWAGLAQAAGPVDLLQLYEQTLATNPVLKGKEYTIDQAHAQRDQALSKLLPQVMAVGNYSWNEFRQDRGRLPGYSVDDYQGMRGVIQARQALFDLPSYLGYQSAGASIQQTEQELEAVRMATTADLIDRYFMVLEAVDEMSYVEGEKALTTSEMQRIRRMYERQMAMVTDLYEVEAYYQTLLTHEIEVGNAKAVALEKLRETTGMPVPDLAPLARDRLPEVPGQVDEWVREANTNHPALKALQYALDAAEAAIGSARAQHLPQLSLQMSEIYSDNQGYDNRPIGRYNSASVGVQLNVPIYSGGEIEAAAKEAVARYQTTQEKRVERQREIDKEIRTAYLNARTGRAKVDSTAKEIEFREKARVAQEKSYELGVATIVALLESKKNLLKARFEYAGARYDYIRSLVALRLWSGSLSLRDIEDINGWLAGAKPKR
- a CDS encoding calcium-binding protein → MSNTLPTTGHNHVAIAPGASLALAAADFPFSDADAGDSLQKILILNPPAEGQLLLDGQAVAAQTTLPVGDLANLSYQAPAYQPSNPFGTWVQHLTFKVNDGQAWSQDSGTLDFFITPPTSTASNPVWTGDSANPLDDTHKGSAKPDLMIGYGGNDKLTGLGGNDQLFGEDGNDALYGGAGGDYLSGGAGGDTLTGSAGKDALRGGDGSDTLYGGNGKTAKQGAGSGGDALNGGGGNDKLYGGDGSDLLIGGAGSDILDGGKGKDNYGYSTDDLVANTQDTVYATAGDRLLFTAPVWDGLHVGSSAAGGIDADHPIAFVPGSGQNPGLLEFDINQDGQFVEKDDFSVKLVGVHQLAVSGDGFVLT
- a CDS encoding Ig-like domain-containing protein, coding for MAIPYLWVEDLVVGENGVATFHVRLNAVSGSPITVDYATMDLTALAGSDYTAQTGSLTFAPGETDKTVTVQITNDNLAEIAKGFQLVLTNPVNAVLDPSRDSGIATLIDDDHSGAASPTVTVADASVDRSAGTVTFAVYLSQPAKNTVTVHYSTADGTALAGSDYTALAGNLSFAAGEIVKYVTVPIVNDGLPHADETFKLNLSNPSGIDTAHSDLTGTATLTNDQATLNTGFISVDNPTAVISDGYIYFTVRLDQPAASDLQLSYYTIDGTAANGINYVGVASDKAISFTIAAGQSTAIISVPIINQPIPAGSEYFSLVVTGTVGNTTGGVSGTATVVNDQQVAKAIDDNLTLSEDQAISFNVFDNDFNPQNHNLLVVEVSTSAGHSGVPPVGHESATFTTTNGGTVVIDPQGNVSYTPATNYVGTDSFSYQFIDAGDTATAPINGLTSTATVTFTVSNGTPTAVNDTASTQQNQSVQIHILDNDADPNGDLKDSQNKPLLDSNGQPLTPTISTAPAHGAATVDPTTGVVTYTPFANYFGTDQFTYTVKDFLGHASSATVSVNVTDTGAVVAVDDNITIAQDQATSISILQNDIHPAGEIVTIIGLGGGSSDDLLVMPQPGEAIFTTTNGGKVVIDSNGLGSYIPASGYVGTDSFTYVLKSSQGALSTATVNFTVTDGKPVAVNDSAATGQNTLVAIDVLTNDSDPNNDLTTFPLLATAPTHGTVVVDTDPTSPTYRQFLYTPSLDYFGTDQFTYTVKDALGHAATATVNLNVVGDGSLQADDDFVQVSQDQTANLSVLQNDSNPHNTTLTVISINGENVVAAGSTITTTNGGTVTLDSHGIGTYTPASKFVGTDSFTYTFQSSAGVTSTATVHITVANGTPTAVDDSRTTTLGTAVAIAVLANDSDPNGDLLSAGNPVNPITTTAPSHGTASVDPTTGVVTYTPNAHFYGADSFTYTIKDLRGHTSTATVYLNVDNAGLPTAHNDIGVTVQEDQPATLDVLGNDDNPNHDTLTISAASTPAHGTVAISGDKTSLVYLPASNYHGTDSFTYTLTDSQGYTSTATVALTVVDGTPVAGNYNLTTTANQPGSLNVLGAATTDPNGDALALTGVAKPAHGSVTFNKDGTVSYTPDAGYAGADSFTYTASDGLHSATGLVNITVTNTAPTAANDTATTGVDQTVLIPVLGNDSDINSDTLTVTAVTNGSHGTATVDAKGIVTYTPDSQFVGTDSFTYTLSDGNNHFVPATVTVAVTNSGPGKPVIFNDTAHTIQDQAVVIDVLANDTDPEHDSLKVVAVTAGAHGTVEINDDGTLTYTPAAGYFSATPDSFTYTVSDGQGHTTVGTVGVTIENGTPTAQDDSANVGENGTVVVNVLANDSDPQHDALTIASKTDGTHGKVIISGGSLIYTPDKDFFGTDSFTYTVSDSAVEGQGRTSTATVSVTITNAPPVAVADAVATNINQAAIITVLSNDADPENDKLTVSAGTNPAHGTVKINDDGTITYTPDGKFVGDDTFTYTLGDGNNHFVTGSVTVTITNSGPNPPTVVNDSAATSQDKAVNIDVLGNDSDLDGDPLTVTATSRPAHGTVKIETDGSLTYTPAAGYSSATPDSFTYTVSDGQGHTSQGRVEVTIANGTPTAMDDSRSVDENGSVNIPVLDNDSDPQNDTLTITKAGDGTGTTSQGGKVTINAGVITYTPKAGFHGNDSFSYTISDSLGHTAAATVSVTVVNNPPTAQDDTASTRVDQAIDIKVLGNDTDPEDQDALAVTTFSAPAHGTLTLGDDGVFTYTPAKQYAGTDSFTYTITDGQGHFDTATVAIAVDNTGPGVPVATADNVTTSQDKDITIAVLANDTDPENDTLTVTATSLPAHGTVKINDDGTLAYTPTAGYFSTTPDSFTYTVSDGQGHTGTGTVNVTIEDGTPVANDVTLDVPQNNTVNVRLGQSVSDPQNDPLTFSSGTDPSHGKVDYSAGDTVTYTPESGFTGQDQFTYVVSDGIHTATATVTINVVNRAPTAADDSASTGVDKPVDIQVLANDSDLDSDPLSVVPGQITQPQHGTVALNTGVITYTPDSQYVGSDSFTYTISDGKGHQATATVNVSVTNTGPGVPVAAPDNVETKQNTAIAVGVLDNDTDPEGDALTVTKLTAPDNGTVALGAGGVVTYTPKTGFFGTDSFNYTVSDGQGHASVGTVNVTVDNSGPGAPVVTDDSATTDEDVPVTIKALQNDSDPEGDTLTIVGVADPANGTATAGNGGIVTYKPDAGFVGTDTFTYSVSDGQGHTSVGSITVTVDSGAPVALGDSAVTGQNQKVSIDVLANDSDPQGDFIFVSSLSNPNHGRLVLGLDDTIVYTPDTGYIGTDRFAYQVSDSLGHTNVAFVDLQVNGPPTLAAQLQDQSATPNSFFQFQVPGGTFQDAAGDPLTYSARQADGSALPGWLVFDPASRTFRGTPTNSDASTTLSITVTVIDALFPTLSASDTFVLQVAAASSGTTIQTGGNQAPTGTDNSANVTEGGAYVFDSADFPFADPDQGDSLQAVLIDSLPAEGRLLLDGQAVHSGQAIAVADIDDGLLSYQAPDVLSGNLAQGFDFKVGDGQTFSASDNQYTLNLAPASGAGQTVGGNGQAIGKKTADTLLGDANANLLNGKGGNDLLYGGGGADTLKGGAGGDLLSGGAGDDKLLGQAGRDTLIGGEGNDFLDGGAGKDVYRYLADALGTDDLIGGFHDTIKATPGDAIDFSDAVWAGFLNQGAALGGGPLAGSLGQGTNIAFDGHTLQIDVDGNGQFGAGQDFAISLVGVHKVVVDAGNSLLTLG